From a region of the Salvelinus alpinus chromosome 2, SLU_Salpinus.1, whole genome shotgun sequence genome:
- the LOC139543849 gene encoding histone H2B-like, with protein MKAGTYEKAGACPRPLNLLSFLFIRGESAVQPIIRRISIMPEPAKSAPKKGSKKAVTKTAGKGGKKRRKSRKESYAIYVYKVLKQVHPDTGISSKAMGIMNSFVNDIFERIAGESSRLAHYNKRSTITSREIQTAVRLLLPGELAKHAVSEGTKAVTKYTSSK; from the coding sequence ATGAAAGCAGGGACCTATGAGAAAGCAGGGGCGTGTCCACGGCCGCTGAATTTGCTTAGCTTCCTCTTCATAAGAGGGGAAAGCGCAGTCCAGCCCATCATTCGACGCATCAGCATCATGCCAGAGCCAGCAAAGTCCGCGCCCAAGAAGGGCTCCAAGAAAGCCGTCACCAAGACCGCGGGGAAAGGCGGCAAGAAGCGCCGAAAGTCGAGGAAGGAGAGCTACGCCATTTACGTGTACAAAGTGCTGAAGCAGGTCCACCCCGACACCGGCATCTCCTCCAAGGCCATGGGAATCATGAACTCGTTCGTGAACGACATCTTCGAGCGTATCGCCGGAGAGTCCTCTCGCCTGGCCCACTACAACAAGCGTTCCACCATCACCTCCAGGGAGATCCAGACCGCAGTGCGCCTGCTGCTCCCCGGAGAGCTGGCCAAGCACGCGGTGTCCGAGGGCACCAAGGCCGTGACCAAATACACCAGCTCCAAGTAA
- the LOC139543843 gene encoding histone H4-like: MTQLSLFGHAFISSRQNPYRSSLPPPLCNRGRAKARAFCATAFNQVLQLQIIRAPRTAKYVIIHLNSTSEQHTMSGRGKGGKGLGKGGAKRHRKVLRDNIQGITKPAIRRLARRGGVKRISGLIYEETRGVLKVFLENVIRDAVTYTEHAKRKTVTAMDVVYALKRQGRTLYGFGG, translated from the coding sequence ATGACCCAGTTGTCACTGTTTGGCCATGCTTTCATTTCTTCTCGGCAGAACCCCTAtcgctcctccctccctcctcccctttgCAACAGAGGCCGGGCAAAAGCGCGCGCTTTCTGTGCCACTGCCTTCAATCAGGTCCTCCAACTGCAGATAATAAGAGCACCACGCACCGCGAAATACGTCATTATTCACTTGAACTCCACTAGCGAACAACACACGATGTCTGGAAGAGGCAAAGGCGGCAAGGGACTCGGAAAAGGAGGCGCCAAGCGTCACCGTAAGGTTCTGCGCGATAACATCCAGGGAATCACCAAGCCCGCTATCCGCCGTCTGGCTCGCCGTGGCGGCGTGAAGCGTATCTCCGGCCTGATCTACGAGGAGACCCGCGGTGTCCTTAAGGTGTTCCTGGAGAACGTGATCCGTGACGCCGTCACCTACACCGAGCACGCCAAGAGGAAGACCGTTACCGCCATGGACGTGGTCTACGCTCTGAAACGCCAGGGACGCACCCTGTACGGCTTCGGCGGTTAA